The Pleuronectes platessa chromosome 10, fPlePla1.1, whole genome shotgun sequence genome contains a region encoding:
- the LOC128450007 gene encoding zinc finger protein 2-like yields MSAVQQLRVSVHERISAAAEDFLLQVEKGGGKAQVPAMRALLTERLTAAGEEILAGLEETLAEYEDRVEQSERVIRRQRRLLDAVMQPEVRLHRAVCHADVQQLMVNNEEVPPEQQRWSPLVDQEDPEPPHIKEEHEEPWTNQDEQQLQGLEEADIKFTLTPVAVKSEEDKEKRELSKLHPSETKENRADWGTPEPARNSGFGGRLQPGPENKTEFSSETEDNEDDWTETLTSPRPVFLLCPAYIQQMMVNNEEVLPEHQQWSPLVDQEDPEPPHIKEEQEEPWTNQDGQQLQGLEEADIKFTLTPVAVNIEEDEEKLKSSKLHPSETKENRADCGGPELARNSGPDRRLPPGPEDKTEVSSETEGCVDDWMEAREPQTGLNTRNNKQPLSDMGGKNLNTHMTHHKGEKAFSCTECCKSFIQWGLLNKHMRIHTGEKPFSCSECGKIFHLKGNLTRHMRNHTGDKPFSCSECGKRFTQRSSLNVHMRSHTEVKRISCSECGEIFKEREHLDTHMSTHTGERPFSCSECGKRFKKRGHLNTHMSTHTGEKPFSCSECGKRFKQRGTLNGHMSTHTVEKPFSCSDCCKRFKQRGTLTKHLRSHAREKPFS; encoded by the exons ATGTCCGCCGTGCAGCAGCTGCGGGTGtcggtacatgagcggatcagcgctgccgctgaagactttctgctgcaggtggagaaaggaggaggaaaggctcAAGTCCCGGCGATGAGAGCGCTGCTCACTGAGCGGCTCACGGCTGCAGGGGAGGAGATCCTAGCGGGGCTTGAGGAAACCTTGGCAGAGTACGAAGACAGAGTGGAGCAGTCCGAGCGGGTGATCCgccgccagaggaggctgctcgatgccgTGATGCAGCCCGAagtccggctgcacagagcag tgtgtcatgcagacgtccagcaactgatggtgaataacgaagaggttccccctgagcagcagcggtggagcccccttgtggaccaggaggacccagagcccccccacattaaagaggaacacgaggaaccgtggaccaatcaggatgaacagcagcttcaaggactggaggaggctgatatcaagttcacattgactcctgtcgctgtgaagagtgaagaagataaAGAGAAACGTGAATTGTCAAAGCTTCATCCAAGTGAGACAAAGGAGAACAGAGCGGACTGGGGAAcaccagaaccagccaggaaTTCAGGTTTCGGTGGACGTTTACAACCAGGTCCTGAGAACAAGACTGAATTCTCATCTGAGACTGAAGACAATGAGGATGATTGGACGGAGACCCTAACTTCCCCGCGccctgttttcctct tgtgtcctgcatACATCCAGCAAATGATGGTGAATAACGAAGAGGTTCTCCCTGAGCAtcagcagtggagcccccttgtggaccaggaggacccagagcccccccacattaaagaggaacaggaggaaccgtggaccaatcaggatggacagcagcttcaaggactggaggaggctgatatcaagttcacattgactcctgtcgctgtgaatattgaagaagatgaagagaaacttaaatcgtcaaagcttcatccgagtgagacgaaggagaacagagcggactgtggaggaccagaactagccaggaactcaggtcctgataGACGTTTACCACCAGGTCctgaggacaagactgaagTTTCTTCTGAGACTGAAGGCTGTGTGGATGATTGGATGGAAGCCAGGGAACCTCAGACAGgtttaaatacaagaaataacaaacagcctctaagtGATATGGGAGGTAagaatctaaatacacatatgacgCATCATAAAGGTGAGAAAGCGTTTAGTTGCACTGAGTGTTGTAAAAGTTTCATCCAATGGGGACTtctaaataaacatatgaggattcatacaggagagaaaccgtttagttgttctgagtgtggtaaaatattTCACCTCAAGGGCAATCTAACTAGACACATGAGGAATCATACAGGAGataaaccatttagttgctctgagtgtggtaaaagatttacccAAAGGAGCAGTTTAAATgtacatatgaggagtcatacagaaGTGAAACGgattagttgctctgagtgtggggAAATATTTAAAGAAAGGGAGCACCTGGATACACATATGAGTACTCATACAGGAGAGagaccgtttagttgctctgagtgtggtaaaagatttaaaaaaaggggccatctaaatacacatatgagtaCTCATACTGGAGaaaaaccgtttagttgctctgagtgtggtaaaagatttaaacaaAGGGGCACTCTCAATGGACATATGAGTACTCATACTgtagagaaaccatttagttgctctgattGTTGTAAAAGATTTAAACAAAGGGGAactctaacaaaaca
- the LOC128449267 gene encoding sodium-dependent neutral amino acid transporter B(0)AT1-like, which yields MKLQIPNPGLEDRLLSYEELDKLEEDEAGDRPKWDNKTQYMLTCVGFCVGLGNVWRFPYLCQSHGGGAFMIPFLILLVLEGIPLLHLEFAIGQRIRKGNLKLWATIHPYLVGIGVASMCVSLTISLYYNTILAWIMWYFFNSFQEPLPWSQCPLNANSTGYIPECEKSSPVDYFWYRETLNTTPAIESDGGLQWWILLCHICAWSMLYVCIIRGIETTGKAVYVTSTLPYVVLTIFLIRGLTLKGSLNGLKFLFTPDVAELAKPSTWLDAGAQVFYSFSLAFGGLISFSSYNSVHNNCEQDAVIISVINGFTSVFSATVIYTIIGFRATERFDSCLSGNILELLNTFNLAEGTITESNYIDALQYYNETKPGVVQGLDLKTCNLDTFLSEGVEGTGLAFIVFTEAITKMPLSPLWAVLFFVMLFCLGLSSMFGNIEGVLVPLQDLGVFPKSWPKEARTGLTCVVCCLVGLIFVQGSGNYWLALFDTYGGSIPLLVVAFCEMFSVVYIYGIDRFNEDIEFMIGHKPNIFWQVTWRVISPLIMFVILVFYFVTKVSEKIFYKVWDPESEKFPVLEDQPYPVWINVIIFILAGIPSLAVPCVALWKCIRRKTKKSEKSDIDMSDEI from the exons ATGAAGCTACAAATCCCCAATCCGGGCCTGGAGGACAGGTTACTGTCCTATGAGGAGCTGGACAaactggaggaggacgaggctgGAGACCGACCAAAATGGGACAACAAGACGCAGTACATGCTGACGTGTGTGGGGTTTTGTGTGGGGCTCGGAAATGTCTGGCGCTTCCCCTATCTGTGCCAGAGTCATGGAGGAG GTGCATTTATGATACCGTTTCTGATCCTACTGGTCCTTGAAGGAATCCCACTTCTGCATCTGGAGTTCGCCATTGGTCAGCGTATAAGAAAAGGGAACTTGAAGTTGTGGGCTACAATTCATCCGTATTTAGTTGGTATTG GAGTtgcatccatgtgtgtgtctcttacaATTAGTCTCTACTACAACACCATCCTTGCCTGGATTATGTGGTACTTCTTCAACTCATTCCAGGAGCCTCTGCCATGGAGTCAATGTCCTCTGAATGCCAATTCAACAG GATATATCCCAGAGTGTGAGAAGAGCTCCCCCGTTGATTATTTCTGGTACAGAGAGACCTTGAACACGACTCCTGCGATTGAGAGCGACGGTGGGCTGCAGTGGTGGATATTGTTGTGCCATATTTGTGCATGGTCTATGCTCTACGTCTGCATCATTCGTGGGATTGAGACCACAGGAAAG GCTGTGTATGTGACCTCAACTCTTCCTTATGTGGTGCTGACAATCTTTCTGATCAGAGGGCTGACTCTGAAAGGATCTTTGAATGGACTAAAGTTTCTCTTCACGCCGGAT GTTGCAGAGCTGGCAAAGCCATCAACATGGCTTGATGCAGGTGCTCAGGTTTTCTATTCCTTCTCTCTGGCTTTCGGTGGTCTCATTTCCTTCTCCAGCTACAACTCAGTGCA CAACAACTGTGAACAGGACGCAGTGATCATCTCCGTCATCAATGGTTTCACCTCTGTCTTTTCTGCAACTGTCATTTACACCATTATCGGCttcagagcgacagagagattCGACAGCTGTCTTTCTGG aaacaTCCTTGAATTGCTAAATACATTTAATCTGGCTGAGGGCACCATCACTGAAAGCAACTACATTGACGCCCTTCAATATTACAATGAAACAAAACCTGGTGTTGTTCAAGGGTTGGATCTGAAAACCTGCAACTTGGACACTTTTCTCAGCGAG GGAGTTGAAGGAACTGGTTTAGCCTTCATTGTGTTCACTGAGGCTATCACCAAGATGCCGCTCTCACCACTGTGGGCCGTCCTCTTCTTCGTCATGCTCTTCTGCCTGGGCCTCTCTTCTATGTTTGGTAACATTGAAGGAGTACTAGTGCCACTGCAAGACCTGGGCGTTTTCCCAAAGTCATGGCCAAAGGAGGCCCGCACTG GTTTAACGTGTGTAGTCTGCTGTCTGGTGGGTCTGATATTTGTCCAAGGCTCAGGAAACTACTGGCTTGCTCTCTTTGACACTTACGGAGGATCCATCCCCTTGCTAGTTGTTGCCTTCTGCGAAATGTTCTCAGTGGTATACATTTATGGGATAGATAG GTTCAATGAAGACATTGAGTTCATGATTGGACACAAACCCAACATCTTCTGGCAGGTAACCTGGAGAGTCATCAGCCCGCTCATCATGTTTGTCATCTTGGTCTTTTACTTTGTCACTAAAGTTTCTGAAAAGATCTTTTACAAAGTTTGGGATCCAGAATCG GAGAAATTTCCGGTCCTGGAGGACCAACCATATCCGGTCTGGATCAATGTGATCATTTTTATATTGGCAGGAATACCCAGTCTTGCTGTACCTTGTGTTGCCCTCTGGAAATGTATcaggagaaagacaaagaaaagtgaaaagtcAGACATCGATATGTCAGACGAAATTTAA